The proteins below come from a single Mya arenaria isolate MELC-2E11 chromosome 6, ASM2691426v1 genomic window:
- the LOC128238066 gene encoding uncharacterized protein LOC128238066, producing the protein MDVLEQLTTQGKELGYSGKELQDFVREQQAIQREDRRIQYDKERERMEMERERERERMALEKALKEMEVRDVMSEHRKRTDYVKAPKLLSFDETRDQMDSMDSWRNRFERYASSHKWDKSTWALNLSALLKGKALDVYARLPCDHSLDYDVLKTALLKRFDLTEDGFRHKFRSSLPEYGETFLQFSNRLSGYADRWIELSKTERTFETVRDLLLREQILNICTKDLALFLREHVPKDVATMVTLADQFREARAVSTKSLCSSFNRSRNPEHNAPGNKGHIHGGSQSGKSDNRPADTKGKGDGAGRPQGGNLRRCYRCGRQGHISTDNRNKKSAETASVQKDGTEKVCAAFLPVTNTSIYSNADFGKALCTSSDNVMPTAEGLLGNRHVKVLRDTGCSGVIVKKALVSIDDITDRTQTCLMADGSKVTASIARVSLDTPYFSGDIDAWCMENPLYDVIIGNIPDAKALVLQATGGSEARVTAVQTRLMKKDENERQKFKRMKAPKLIDSVATPDDIMKAQQSDATLERVREYVTKPGTDKAKFVIIKGIICREFVSPTVDHGKRYLQMVVPKNYREKVMSLAHDSIMSGHLAVKRTVAKVLSEFYWPGVQADVKRYCQSCDACQRTITKGKVTKAPSGKMPLIETPFQRVAVDIVGPIEPRSAKGNRYILTLMDYATRYPDAVALTSIEAERVAEALVEMFCRQGVPGELLTDMGTQFTSDVMKEPKDWDRNLGPVLFAYRDGPQESLGFTPFELIYGRSLYVERDAIVHGVASVAVVDDYSEESLNDDEQCIVEPSTLSTGKGKDYHISEQLSPNEVERLNDLLEEFSDVLSTSPGRTSLGEHDIKLNIDTPIRSK; encoded by the exons ATGGATGTTCTTGAGCAGTTAACTACTCAGGGTAAGGAGTTAGGGTACAGCGGAAAGGAGTTGCAGGACTTTGTGCGTGAGCAACAGGCCATTCAGCGTGAGGATCGGCGTATCCAGTATGATAAAGAACGTGAACGGATGGAAATGGAACGTGAGCGTGAACGTGAGCGAATGGCCCTTGAAAAGGCACTTAAGGAAATGGAGGTAAGAGATGTAATGTCTGAGCATAGGAAGCGCACAGATTATGTTAAAGCACCTAAGTTACTGTCATTTGATGAGACCAGGGATCAGATGGATTCGATGGATTCCTGGCGGAACCGCTTTGAGAGGTATGCTAGTTCTCACAAATGGGACAAGTCTACATGGGCTCTTAATCTGAGTGCATTACTCAAGGGTAAGGCATTAGATGTTTACGCAAGGTTGCCCTGCGATCATTCTCTTGATTATGATGTCCTTAAGACTGCACTACTTAAGAGATTTGATCTGACGGAAGATGGTTTCCGGCATAAGTTTCGGTCCAGTTTGCCTGAATACGGTGAGACATTTCTTCAGTTTAGTAATAGGTTATCAGGGTATGCGGACAGATGGATTGAGCTATCCAAAACTGAAAGGACGTTTGAAACTGTGCGTGATCTTTTGTTGCGTgagcaaatattaaatatatgtactaaGGATTTGGCTCTTTTCCTCAGAGAGCATGTACCCAAAGACGTAGCTACAATGGTAACGCTCGCTGATCAGTTCCGTGAAGCACGGGCGGTAAGTACAAAATCCTTGTGTTCTTCTTTTAACAGGTCACGTAATCCAGAGCATAATGCACCAGGAAACAAAGGCCATATTCATGGAGGCAGCCAGAGTGGCAAGAGTGACAACAGACCGGCAGATACAAAGGGAAAAGGTGACGGTGCCGGACGTCCTCAGGGTGGAAATTTGAGACGTTGCTACCGTTGTGGACGACAAGGTCACATATCTACTGAca ATAGAAACAAGAAGAGTGCAGAAACGGCGTCAGTGCAAAAGGACGGGACTGAAAAGGTCTGTGCTGCCTTTCTTCCGGTTACAAATACAAGTATATACTCGAATGCTGATTTTGGAAAAGCTCTATGTACGTCGTCTGATAATGTAATGCCAACGGCTGAAGGATTGCTTGGTAATCGTCATGTTAAGGTTTTGCGAGATACAGGGTGTAGCGGAGTCATTGTGAAGAAGGCACTAGTTTCTATAGATGATATTACAGATCGTACACAGACTTGTCTGATGGCTGATGGTTCTAAGGTCACGGCTTCCATTGCCCGTGTAAGTCTAGACACACCATACTTCTCTGGTGATATTGATGCTTGGTGTATGGAAAACCCTCTGTATGATGTTATTATTGGAAACATTCCTGATGCTAAGGCTCTAGTTTTACAGGCAACCGGCGGATCAGAAGCCAGAGTGACGGCGGTGCAGACTCGACTGATGAAGAAAGATGAAAACGAACGTCAGAAGTTCAAACGCATGAAAGCTCCAAAGTTGATTGATAGCGTTGCAACACCAGACGACATCATGAAAGCGCAACAGAGTGATGCGACATTGGAAAGAGTGAGAGAATACGTGACTAAACCAGGTACCGATAAGGCCAAGTTTGTCATCATAAAAGGTATCATTTGTCGGGAGTTCGTTTCGCCTACAGTTGACCACGGCAAAAGATATTTGCAGATGGTAGTACCGAAGAATTACCGTGAAAAGGTTATGAGTCTTGCGCATGATTCCATTATGTCTGGACATTTAGCCGTCAAACGTACCGTAGCTAAGGTGCTGTCAGAGTTCTACTGGCCTGGGGTACAAGCGGACGTGAAGCGCTACTGCCAGTCTTGTGATGCATGCCAGAGGACAATAACAAAAGGAAAGGTAACTAAGGCTCCTTCAGGTAAGATGCCACTAATCGAAACACCTTTTCAGCGAGTTGCCGTAGATATTGTTGGTCCGATAGAGCCCAGATCTGCAAAGGGAAACAGGTATATACTCACCTTAATGGATTATGCCACCCGATATCCTGATGCTGTTGCTCTAACCTCTATAGAAGCGGAACGAGTAGCTGAAGCGTTGGTAGAGATGTTTTGCCGTCAAGGTGTACCAGGGGAGCTCTTGACAGATATGGGCACGCAGTTTACTTCAGATGTTATGAAGGAG CCCAAGGACTGGGACAGAAATCTTGGACCAGTTTTGTTTGCCTACAGAGATGGTCCACAGGAGAGTTTAGGGTTTACACCTTTCGAGCTCATCTATGGTCGATCG CTGTATGTTGAAAGGGACGCAATAGTACACGGCGTCGCAAGTGTTGCTGTTGTCGATGACTACAGTGAAGAGTCACTCAACGACGATGAACAATGCATAGTGGAGCCGTCAACGTTGTCAACAGGAAAAGGTAAAGACTACCACATAAGCGAACAACTGTCTCCAAATGAGGTTGAGCGTCTGAACGATCTGTTGGAAGAGTTTTCCGATGTGCTATCTACTTCACCAGGGCGTACAAGTTTAGGTGAACATGACATAAAACTGAATATAGACACACCGATAAGGTCTAAATAG